In Deltaproteobacteria bacterium, the genomic stretch AATATCCTGAAATTTGCCTGCAAAAACGGTATTCCCGTTATTGCCAGGGGAGCGGGGACAAACCTGAGCGGGGGCAGTATCTGCCTGCCGGGCGGCATTTGTCTCGTCATGACCAAAATGAACCAGATCATCGAGCTTGATATTGAGAATCAGCGGGTCGTAGTGGAGCCCGGCGTAATTACGCTGGATCTGAAAAATATGCTGGCCCGGCACGGCTATCTGTACCAGCCCGATCCCGCCAGTGAAAAAGTGAGTACGATTGGAGGGAATATCGGCGAAAACTCCGGAGGCCCCCATTGCCTTAAGTACGGGGTCACGAGCAACCATGTCCTGGGGGGCGAGTTGGTCCTTTATGATGGAGAGGTCGTGCAGATCGGCGGCAAGACCCTGGACAACCCCGGTTATGACCTGACGGGCATCATTGTCGGGTCCGAGGGAACGCTGGGCGTCATGACCAAAGTCATCCTCCGTATTATGCCGAAGACGGAAGCCGTGAAGACGATGATGTGCATCTTCAATTCCATCGGCGAGGGAGGCAATGCCGTGTCAGCCATCATTGCCGATGGCATTATACCCGCCACCCTCGAGATGATGGATAACCTGACCATCAAGGCTGTGGAAGAAGCTTACCACCTGGGATTTCCCACCGATGCGGAGGCCATCCTGATTATTGAGCTCGACGGCCTGAAGGACGGCATGGAACGGCTGACGGAGCGCATCATGGAAATTTGCAGAATACACAACGTTCGTGAGATCCGGGTTGCCCGGGACCAGGCGGAACGCGATAAGATCTGGGCCGGTCGCAAGGGTGCCTTTGGCGCGGTAGGCAGACTGCGTCCCAATTACCTGGTCAATGACGGCACGGTGCCCCGTACCCGGCTGCCCGAAACGCTGGCCGGGGTGGTTGCCATCGGCAAGAAGTACAACCTGCCTATCGCCAATGTTTTTCATGCGGGGGACGGGAATCTGCACCCGCTCATACTTTTTGACGAACGGGACAAAGACGAGTTGGAGCGGGTTCACGCCGCCGCAACGGAGATCATGAAGCTCTGTGCGGAGATGGGGGGGACGATCAGCGGCGAACATGGCATCGGTGCGGAAAAGCTGCGCGGGATGCCTCTGGTTTGCAGCGTTTATGATCTGGCCGCCATGGCAAAGGTAAAACAGGCATTTGATCCTGCCAACATCTACAATCCGGGCAAGGTGCTGCCGGAACAGGAAAAAGCGGCATAAGCAGGAAGGGAGACCGTGCATGTCCAATTCCAACCAGTTAGCTTCCGTCCTTAAAGGGATTGTTGGAGAGTCCAATGTGATACAGGATTCCGACAGGCTTCAGGCCTGTGCGGTGGACGGCCTGGCGCCGCAGGCCATCGTCTGCCCCGGGAGTGCGGCCGAAATATCCAGCCTGTTTCTCTATGCCAATACGGAGAAGCTGGCGATCGTACCGCGCGGCAGCGGCACCAAGATGGCGGCGGGCGGGATTCCCACCAGGATTGACCTGGTACTGTCCACGGCGCGTCTGAATCGGATCGTTGATAATGACATCGCCAACTTGAGCTTGACCGTGGAATCAGGGCTTACTCTGGCCGCTGTGCAGAAGCTTCTGGCCGGGGAAAAGAAGGGATATTTCCTGCCGCTCGATCCCCCCTATTCGGAAAAAGCCACCCTGGGCGGCATCATCGCCGCCAACGCCAGCGGGCCGAAGAGGTTCGTCTACGGCTCTGCCCGGGACCTGCTGCTGGGTCTTAAGGCCGTTACGCCCACGGGAGATATCGTCTCTTTCGGCGGTAAGACGGTAAAAAACGTCTCCGGATACGACATGACCAAGCTCATGATCGGTTCCTGGGGAGGTCTGGGCGTCATAACCGAAATTACGACGAAACTCCTGCCGCTCCCGGAGGCCTCGGCGACGGTGCTGGTATCCTTCGCGACGCCGGCGGCAGCCGGCCAGTTCATCCGGAAAATCATCCATTCCGCCCTCTTGCCCTCCGCCGTGGAGCTTCTCGAAAGTAAGGCCGCCGCCCGGCTGGGCGAAAAGACCAATTATCTTGCGGCCTTCAGTCTGGAAGGTGTTCCGGAGGCGGTGGAACGGCAGATCACCGCAATCGGTGAAGATGCCCGGAAGGAAGGGGCTGTCGCGGTAAAGGTCCTGAAAGGGACGGAAGACCAAGCCTTTTGGATCCAGATTCGCGACTTCGCCCTTGATCTCACGGAGGAGTTTACCCATCCCGTTATCCTCAGATCCAATTTCCTCATTTCGCGGCAGGCAGCAATTATGGAGAGTTACGAAGCAATGGCGCAGGCGGCGGGGGTCGCTGCCGCCTTCATTGCCCATGCCGGCAGCGGCATCATCTATACCTGCCTGCTTTTGAACACCGGCGCCTCGACAAGTATGGAGGGAATAATCGCGCTCATCGGCAAACTTACGACTGAGGCGCGGAAACAAGGCGGCAATCTCGTCGTCGAGTTATGCCCGCGGAAGATTAAAGAGACGGTCAGTGTCTGGGGAGAGCCCCGGAGCGATTATGTGGTCATGCGCCGCCTGAAGGAAAAAATGGACCCGGCAGGCATTCTGAACCCGGGCCGGCTGGCGGGAGGCATTTAGCGGCGGCACGGACGCCTTTATTTGCATTCCGTGCTTTGGTTCATAAAAAAGGAAGAATTATGCCAGACGGGTCGTTATTCAGTGAAAATACGAAGGAAAATATCTATCACTGCATCAAATGCGGTTTATGCATTGCCCACTGCCCGGTTTACAAAGAGGAGCTCATAGAAGAAGCGACGCCCCGCGGCAAGGTTCAGCTTTCCCGGTACCTCTCCGAAGGCAGCCTGCAACTTTCCGAAGAGGTGAAAAACGCTTTTTTCTCCTCCTGCCTGCTCTGCGGTTCCTGCGTGGCCAATTGTCCCAGCGGTGTTCACGGAGACCACCTTTTTTCCGGCGTCCGCTGGCGGGCCGTGCAGCAGTATGGCATTGACTGGAAAAAGAAAGTGATGTTCCAACTGCTGGCCAATCAGTGGATGATGTCCCCCTCGGCCTGGTTCGGCAAATGGGCGCTGAAGATGTTTGGGGGTTCCCGGATGGAATCGTCACTGCACGCCGGCGCTCTGGATGTGGCGCGGATCCCGGCCTTCAACGAAAAACCGTTCTCCCGGATGGTTCTTGAGGTGGTGAAACCCGCAGGAACCGTCAGGGCGAAAGTCCTCTATTTCCATGGTTGCGCAACCAATTACCTCTACGGTGATATCGGGATCGCGGTAGTGGCTGTGCTTAACAGCATGGGTGTAGAAGTCATCATTCCCCCGGAGCAGACCTGCTGCGGCCTTCCCATTTTTATGTCCGGTGATCGCGAGACGTCGCTAAAGTGTATCCGGTCCACGCTTGCCACCTTTGCCCGCCCGGACATTGACGCCGTCGTGGTGGACTGTGCCACCTGCGGCGCTGCCCTGAAAAACGAGTATGCCCACCTGCTACTCGATCTGCGCCAGTTGGGCGAAGATGTGAAGGATGAGGAAATCAAGGCGGCGGAACTGCTCTCGGCCAAGTTGCAGGATGTTACCGTCTTTATCGAAGAGCACCGGGACTGGCTGCCCGCGATGAAGCCCACAATAAAAGAAGGCGGCCCCACGGTCCGGGTCACCTACCACGATCCCTGCCATCTCATCAAGGGGCAAAAGATAAGCATTCAGCCCCGGAACATCCTGAAGTCCCTGCCCGGGGTGGAGTATGTGGAATTGCCGGGTGCCGGTGATTGCTGCGGCGGCGGCGGTTCCTTCCAGGTGGAGCATGCGGAGATATCGCGGAAGATCACCAAACGCAAGGTGGACAACATCCACGACACGAAGGCCAATATACTGGCCACCTGCTGCCCGGGCTGCAATCTGACCATTGCCAACCATCTCGACCCCACGCAGGGTGTGAAAGTAATGCACCCGGTGCAACTGCTCCAGATGGCGATCGCCGGAAAATAACAACGCGATTTGTCATAACATTGAGGCAATTGCAAAAGTCGCATAAATGCCCCGTAGGTCATTCCGGCGGAGGCCGGAATCCAGAAATTTGAATGCGTTACGAGCGCGCTGGACACCGGTTTTCACCGGTGTGACGAGTTTTGCAATTGGCTCCATCTACAGAGGATATAGTTATGAAGCCCGTTATCCTTGTTACCCGCAAGCTGCCCGAGGCCGTGGAGGCTCGTCTGCAACGGGACTATGCCCCCCGTTTCAATCCCGGGGACGTTCCCTATGCAAGCGACGAGATGATCGAACGCGCCGGTGGCGCCGACGCCATTCTTGCCTGTCACACGGAAACATTCAGCGCCGCAGTGATTGCCCGTCTGCCCAAAAGTGTCCGCGCCATTGCCAATTTTTCCGTAGGCTACGACCACGTTAACACCGCGACCGCCAGATCGAGGGGGATCATCGTTACGAACACCCCCGATGTGTTGTCCGATGCCACAGCGGAACTGACCTTGATGCTGATGTTGGGTGCTGCGCGGCGCGCCAGCGAGGGAGAGCAATTGGTCCGCACCCGCCAGTGGAAGGACTGGAGCCCCAGTTTCATGGTGGGCGTCCAGGTTACGGGCAAGCGGCTGGGTATTATCGGATTTGGCCGCGTCGGTCGGGTCGTCGCCAAACGCGCCCGCGGCTTGGACATGGAGA encodes the following:
- a CDS encoding FAD-binding protein, producing the protein MKKEDMIAELTRLAGKDNVLDSEMQLRLYEYDASLIRSRPDCIVFPTSTEAVSNILKFACKNGIPVIARGAGTNLSGGSICLPGGICLVMTKMNQIIELDIENQRVVVEPGVITLDLKNMLARHGYLYQPDPASEKVSTIGGNIGENSGGPHCLKYGVTSNHVLGGELVLYDGEVVQIGGKTLDNPGYDLTGIIVGSEGTLGVMTKVILRIMPKTEAVKTMMCIFNSIGEGGNAVSAIIADGIIPATLEMMDNLTIKAVEEAYHLGFPTDAEAILIIELDGLKDGMERLTERIMEICRIHNVREIRVARDQAERDKIWAGRKGAFGAVGRLRPNYLVNDGTVPRTRLPETLAGVVAIGKKYNLPIANVFHAGDGNLHPLILFDERDKDELERVHAAATEIMKLCAEMGGTISGEHGIGAEKLRGMPLVCSVYDLAAMAKVKQAFDPANIYNPGKVLPEQEKAA
- a CDS encoding (Fe-S)-binding protein; this encodes MPDGSLFSENTKENIYHCIKCGLCIAHCPVYKEELIEEATPRGKVQLSRYLSEGSLQLSEEVKNAFFSSCLLCGSCVANCPSGVHGDHLFSGVRWRAVQQYGIDWKKKVMFQLLANQWMMSPSAWFGKWALKMFGGSRMESSLHAGALDVARIPAFNEKPFSRMVLEVVKPAGTVRAKVLYFHGCATNYLYGDIGIAVVAVLNSMGVEVIIPPEQTCCGLPIFMSGDRETSLKCIRSTLATFARPDIDAVVVDCATCGAALKNEYAHLLLDLRQLGEDVKDEEIKAAELLSAKLQDVTVFIEEHRDWLPAMKPTIKEGGPTVRVTYHDPCHLIKGQKISIQPRNILKSLPGVEYVELPGAGDCCGGGGSFQVEHAEISRKITKRKVDNIHDTKANILATCCPGCNLTIANHLDPTQGVKVMHPVQLLQMAIAGK
- a CDS encoding D-glycerate dehydrogenase, whose product is MKPVILVTRKLPEAVEARLQRDYAPRFNPGDVPYASDEMIERAGGADAILACHTETFSAAVIARLPKSVRAIANFSVGYDHVNTATARSRGIIVTNTPDVLSDATAELTLMLMLGAARRASEGEQLVRTRQWKDWSPSFMVGVQVTGKRLGIIGFGRVGRVVAKRARGLDMEIHYTDIQRMPPALEEGAIYHETPEDMLPHCDFLTLHCVSTPTTFRLLNAERIALLPDGAIVVNASRGAVIDDEALIAALKSGKLTAAGLDVYNNEPDIHPEYRQLPNVFLMPHIGSATKETRDAMGFRALDNLDAIFAGREPRDRVA
- a CDS encoding FAD-binding oxidoreductase; translated protein: MSNSNQLASVLKGIVGESNVIQDSDRLQACAVDGLAPQAIVCPGSAAEISSLFLYANTEKLAIVPRGSGTKMAAGGIPTRIDLVLSTARLNRIVDNDIANLSLTVESGLTLAAVQKLLAGEKKGYFLPLDPPYSEKATLGGIIAANASGPKRFVYGSARDLLLGLKAVTPTGDIVSFGGKTVKNVSGYDMTKLMIGSWGGLGVITEITTKLLPLPEASATVLVSFATPAAAGQFIRKIIHSALLPSAVELLESKAAARLGEKTNYLAAFSLEGVPEAVERQITAIGEDARKEGAVAVKVLKGTEDQAFWIQIRDFALDLTEEFTHPVILRSNFLISRQAAIMESYEAMAQAAGVAAAFIAHAGSGIIYTCLLLNTGASTSMEGIIALIGKLTTEARKQGGNLVVELCPRKIKETVSVWGEPRSDYVVMRRLKEKMDPAGILNPGRLAGGI